One part of the Polycyclovorans algicola TG408 genome encodes these proteins:
- a CDS encoding SIR2 family NAD-dependent protein deacylase yields MTFPGKRIDLDGGDRVCLFIGAGMSAESGVPTYRGAGGIWGQYNYREVACQRAFDRQPGVVLDFHEQRRAGLLACAPHAGHAHIAALQARYPGQVSVVTQNIDGMLQRAGVAVAAELHGSIWRMRCAAHGLSDDRAGANLVTRHCALCGRWLRPDVTWFEDQVDGAVFDAAMRLIAASQWLVAVGTTASVYPAAGFLPFAREMGVRLVEINPEASDMSDLFEQVIRQPASVALPALLPLSR; encoded by the coding sequence GTGACCTTCCCCGGCAAGCGGATCGACCTCGACGGCGGCGATCGGGTGTGTCTGTTCATCGGCGCCGGGATGAGCGCCGAAAGCGGGGTCCCGACCTATCGCGGCGCCGGGGGTATCTGGGGCCAATATAACTACCGGGAGGTCGCCTGCCAGCGCGCTTTTGACCGGCAGCCCGGCGTGGTGCTCGACTTTCATGAGCAGCGCCGCGCAGGCCTGCTGGCCTGCGCCCCCCACGCCGGACACGCGCACATCGCCGCCTTGCAGGCGCGTTACCCAGGACAGGTGAGCGTGGTCACGCAGAACATCGACGGCATGCTGCAACGGGCCGGGGTGGCCGTCGCTGCTGAACTGCACGGCTCCATCTGGCGCATGCGCTGCGCGGCGCACGGCCTCAGTGATGACCGCGCCGGCGCCAACTTGGTCACCCGTCACTGCGCCTTGTGTGGGCGCTGGCTGCGGCCCGACGTCACCTGGTTCGAAGACCAGGTGGATGGCGCGGTGTTCGATGCCGCCATGCGGCTGATCGCCGCATCGCAGTGGCTGGTGGCGGTCGGCACCACCGCCTCGGTGTATCCCGCAGCGGGGTTTTTACCGTTCGCCAGAGAGATGGGCGTTCGCTTGGTCGAGATCAATCCCGAGGCCAGCGACATGAGTGACCTGTTCGAGCAGGTGATCCGTCAGCCCGCCTCTGTCGCGCTGCCGGCGTTGCTGCCCCTTTCTCGATGA
- a CDS encoding rubredoxin, with the protein MSTATRRYRCRYCSHVYDEALGDPDSGIAPGTRFDDIPDDWICPECGAAKSDYDLDE; encoded by the coding sequence ATGAGCACCGCCACCCGCCGCTATCGTTGCCGCTACTGTTCTCACGTGTATGACGAGGCCTTGGGCGACCCCGACAGCGGCATTGCACCCGGCACGCGCTTTGATGACATTCCCGACGACTGGATCTGTCCCGAATGCGGGGCCGCGAAGTCGGATTACGACCTCGACGAGTGA